DNA sequence from the Tenacibaculum mesophilum genome:
TAGTTTGGCAACTCGCAAAAGACAAAAATTTTAAAAACATTGTTCGTCAAGCAGAAGTAACTACCGACGCTTCAAGAGATTTTACCGTAGCTGTTGAAATTAAAGACTTAGATGCAGGACAAAAACTATACTACCGTTTTGTAAGTGTTGACGATAAAGCAACATCACCAATAGGAGAAACCCTAACATTTAGCGAATCAATTAGTGAAGTAAAACTAGCAGTAGCATCTTGTGCAAACTTTGCCTACGGTTACTTTAACGTATATGAAGAAATAAAAAAATCGGATGCAGATGTTGTCATCCACCTAGGAGATTATATATACGAATACGGAGAGAACACTTACGGTTCGTTTAGAACACCAGAACCAAAAGGAGAAATTATTTCGTTAGACGATTATCGTATCCGCTACCGCCAATACCGTTCAGACGAGCAATTAAAAGAATTGCACAGAACCAAACCTTTTATTTGTGTTTGGGATGACCATGAGGTAACTAACGATGCGTATAAAGACGGAGCGGAAAACCATCAAGAAAATGAAGGAAGCTTTAGTTCAAGAAAACAAAGTGCCTTAAAAGCGTATAGCGAATACTTACCTAACATGACGAATTTGGTAGATAATTCAATTATTTACAGAAACTTGAAAATTGGAAGTTTGATAGATTTAATTATGTTAGATACGCGTATTGTTGGTAGAGATAAGCAACTAGAGTATTCAGCGTATTATGATGAAAAAGGAGCGTTTGATGCAGCGGCTTTTCAGCAAGCATGGTTAAACCCACAACGCACCCTTTTAGGAACTACCCAATTAGGATGGTTAGAAAGTGAGTTAGCAGCAAGCAATAGTACATGGCAACTAATAGGGCAGCAAGTATTAATGGGAAAAATGTTAGTTCCTGCTGAATTATTAACACTGTTAGCAACAGTGGTGGCAGAAGCATCGGCAACAGGTGGGGCAAGTGAAGCAACTTTTAATCAATTTAAAAAAACGATAACAGAATTAGTAACGATTAAAACAAGAGTTTTACAAAACGACCCTACGTTAACAGCAGAAGAAAAAGCAAGAGTACAAACCGTATTACCATATAACTTAGATGCTTGGGATGGTTATTTTATGGAGAGAGAACGCATTTTAGCGAGCTTTAAAAGTAAAAATGTAGTAGTGCTGGCAGGAGACACTCACAATGCGTGGTATAGCGATTTAAAAGATAATTCTGGAGAAAAAGTAGCCGTAGAGGTAGCTACAAGTTCAGTATCATCACCAGGATTAGAAACTTACTTAGGAGCATCTGCAACAGAATTAGAAGGCGCTTTAGGCTTGTTAATAGACGATTTACAATACAGTAATTTCTCTCAAAGAGGCTATATGAAACTTACAGTAACAGCAGCAGGTATACAAACTGACTGGAACTATGTAGATACCGTTACCAACAAAACCTATTCAAATAGTATAGGAAAAACTGTAACCTTATAATTACATAACCTGTTGTGCATTTTTGAAGTTTTTAGCCGAAAGAATGTCTGTTCGAGTGATTTTCGATAGAAAATCGTATCGAGAACAATAGTCTAAGTTGTAAAATTTTATTCTCGATACTAATTTTACGGGTTTTTACCCGCAAAATTCACTCGAATTGACAAATTTTACTCAAAATGTACAAGGTTTACATAACATTACCAATACATTAAAAGGCTCCTGAATTATTCAGGAGCCTTTTGTATGCTATAAAAGAAATACGAAATCAACTAATGTTATACTTCTTCGGTAGTTGGAGTACTAGATTTAGACCTATTATCCACTACTAAATTATATTGCTTAGCCAACACATCAATCTCATTAAGTAATGTTGGGTAGGCTTCATTATCTGAAAGTGTTGTATGCGCTTCAATATGTAATACAAGTTTTCTGTAAGCAAGCGTAGCTTCAGTACGCAACTCTTCAATATTGTTTTCTGGTGAAGCTGCAGTTTCACCTACACGCTCAATATACTTGGTAGAAAACTCGGTATTGGCATTTTTTAATTCAGCAACCCAAGTAGCTATATCAAGTAAAGAAATGGCTTGAATAAGCTCAGGTTCAGTTTCAAAATCTTTACAAATACTATCTAAAATAGCGGTTTGTTCTTGGTAGCTTTTACGAATAATATTAGTACCATGTGCATTTATAGTAGCAAGTAGTGCTTTGGCGGCACTTACTATAGCTTCATTAAAATGGTTCTCATAACCATTTAAAATCATTTTAATTCCAGAAATAGCTTTATCCCTTCTAGTGTCAAGAGTTATAATTTCTTGTGTTAGGGTGCTTCCCTGCACTTGTTGGTATAAAGAATCAATACGATTAACAATGGTTGTTAATTCGTTAGTGGGGTTTGTCAATGCTAACGCATCAACGTCTTGTAAGTTTACAAGTTGTAAAATATCTTTCATGTACTGTAGATATTCACCATTACGGTACCGGTTTAAATACGGACTGTTCATAAGCTAATTTTTTAAATTAATATTAAATATTTGTAGAAAGTGATTTGGTAACTTTCATAGCATTAGCAATTTAAGAGTATAAAAGTTTTTAAAAAAGTTAACAATTGTTAAAATTTACTCACTAAGCGAGGTTTACATAGGTTACTATAGTTAACAGGGTGCACTGTAAGGAAACTTGTGGAGAATTTTGTTATTTAAAGGAACACTCAGCGAGTTTCGCTGATGGTTTCGTTGTGTTGAGGAACGTTCAGCGCGTCACGCTGATGGTTTCGTTGTGTTGAGGAACGTTCAGCGCGTCACGCTGACGGTTCCGTTGTGTTGAGGAATGCTCAGCGCATCACGCTGATGGTTCCGTTGTGTTGAGGAACGTTCAGCGCGTCACGCTGACGGTTCCGTTGTGTTGAGGAATGCTCAGCGCATCACGCTGATGGTTCCGTTGTGTTGAGGAATGTTCAGCGCATCACGCTGATGGTTTCTATGAAAAATGTACAAAAAAGCCTTTTTTTGAGAGTTAAAATACTGATAATCGTACAATTGACGTACTGAAAAAGTAAGTCAGTGACTTACTTTTAGTAAGTCACTGACTTACCTGTTTCTAATTTTTTATGTTTTACTTTGGAGTCAAGTAGCAGTATATTAGGTTTTTATGCTAAAAATGTTAAAGAAAACTCAGGGGTATCCCTGAGAAGAAGTTAAAACAACAAGGGAAACCCCTTATTGTGTAAAAAACCATGAGCAACTACTTTTAAATAAAAAATTGTAACTAATTTTAAAACTATAAATAGTATGGAACAAAGAAACAAACAAATTGCTAATCTTTTAAAACTAGGCGTTTTCCTGTTTGGGATTTCACTGTTGCTGTGGAATTGTGAGAAAGATGAAATTATACCTAATACCCACACAGATAATACAACAAAACCATATACACTAGCAACATTAAATTATAAAGAACTTACTCACGATGCCGAATTTTCAAAATCCTTAAAGAAAATTGAAAAAAACCTGAGTACTAAAAATGTAAGTAGTAAAGGAAGTACAGGTAAAAAAAGACTCTCTATTTTAACCAATCAAATTGCTAAAATAAAAACCAAAACAACAATTTCTTGGACGTTTAAACTTGAAAACACATTAAAAGAAGCTTCTGTTTTTGAGAACTTACTAGTAAGAAAGTATAATAATGAGTTTAGCTATTTTTTGGTTTCGTACCAAGGAGAAAATAATACTAATAACGGAAAGAATACAGAAAAGTCGTTATTGTATAGCCTATCAAAAGAAGATTTTGATTTTAGTGAACTAGATATACAAGCAAGGAGCGACTCTTTTGATACACCAGGAGAGGACGATGGTGATTATGGAGGTGGTGGAGGAAGTACACCATGTAATGGAGTATGGATACCTGAATATAAAAGCTGTGATGCAGGAGGAAATGCAGATGGTCATTCTCCACAAAAACAATGGGATGGATCATATTGTAGCAGAAGTCAATTAACAGGTTATGTTATAGACTTTTCACACTGTACAAACTATACCCCACCAGGTGGCCCTTCAAACGATATACCAACAGATGATACTTCATCAGGAGGTGGAGGTTCAGGAAGTTCAACAGGAGGAGACCCTATAATAACAACCCCTGTAGAAGATGCTGATGGAAATACTTATACAGAAGCACAAATTAGAGCTAATAATATTAATAGAGCTTTAGATAATACCTTATCACCTTCAGATTTGTACTATTTATCAGATAGTAATAATTTAAACCTTACTATAGAGGTAGAGTCCTTTTTATTTGAAAACACCTCTCCAGAAGCTAAAGCTTTTACTAATGAAGCTATTAAAAATAGATCTATAAAAAATATTAAAGAAAATTTTAATCTTACTCTAAAATCTCCCTTTAAAGTAGACATGACCCAGGTGCTCGATTCTATAATACTACCTAATGTAAACCCAGAAAATAAAATCGCTGCCGAAAAGTTTAAATGTATTTATGATAAAGTAACAAAATCACCTAAATTTAAAGACTTATTTATTGACCTTTTCGGAACAAATAAAGATATTAATGTAACATTTGAAATTGCAGATGATTTTGTAACAAAACCTAATGGAAGACAAGCTAATGGTAATTGCGGTTTAAAAAATTACTCATTAAACGCAGATGGCTCTATTAAAACAGCCAATGTGGTGATTAAAATAAATAAGAACAAATTAACAACAGGTAGTGGAAGAGAAATATCTAGTATTTTAATGGCTAAAACCATTGTACACGAAAGTATCCATGCCTTTTTAGATGTTAAAAGAAAAGATTGTAACGCTGGCACAACTATTGAACATTTAAATAACTTAGAATTTGAAGAACTCATAAAAGAATATTTCGATGGCACATGTGCCACTGCTCAAGAAGAACACGAGTTTATGTTTAATTATTTAGTAGGAACATTAGCTCCAATTCTTGCCGAGGTTAAAGACGATGTAATACCTGCTAGCCAAATTACATATGTTGAAAATAACCCAGATCCAGTACTTGGTATTATGACAGATTGGAATTGGAATGATTTTTTCTATAATTTATCTTTAGAAGGATTACACAATACAGAAGCTTTTAAAAATAAAATAGAAAAAGACTCTAGGAAAAAAGCGCTTTTTGAACATTATATTTCAGGAGCATATGGATTCAGTAAAAACTGTAATTAAAATAAACCATCATGAAGAATATAATTTTATTAATATTATTTATTAGTTTTTTTAGTAGTTGTTCCTCTTTACCAAAATTTGAAGAACTAAAAAATAAAAATACTTTATTTATTTATTTAGAAAAAAGCTCTGATGAAAATTATAAAAATATAGAGATTAGAAAGAAAACAAAAAACTATAAAGGATTAAATTATTTAAAATACGAGATTAATGGGATTTTCACTCCATTTTTAAAGTATTCTGATTACGAAAACTTTAATGATATGTTAAACAAAACAAATAAGAGTATTGTGTTTTATGTGAATAAAAGTTTTCTTCAAAAAAATAAGGATATTATTATTACCCAAAAATTAATTGACAAAGTAGGGGTAAATAAAGTATTTAAACTTTTAGGCAGTTCCAAGAATATATTTCTAATTGACAAAAAGGAAATAAAAGGTAATAAAGTTTTGGTAAGACAAGTTAAATATCAATCTTATGCTGAAGAGTAAAATAGGCCTCAAAAATGAGGCTTATTTTTTTAGGGGTCATACGGTACAGAAAGTATTATAAGGACAAAATAGCAAATGATATAAATATGATGCTTTAAAAAAAACATGTCAATTATTACGCTAAAAATTTTATAAAAACTGTAATTAAACTATGAAATATTTGAATATAATTATAATAGCAATACTTTTTGGAGGGTGTTCTTCTACAAGAAATTTAGAAAAAATAGAAAATCATGAAGTAGTATTTTTACTTTATGAAAAATCAGAGTTTATAAAAAAAAGTAAATTTAGCTTGATGAATGGTGTCTCCTATTATTATCAATTTAATAATAAAAAAGGTGAAAAATCTGATTTTTTCTTAACATATACAGACTATGATGATTTAACTGATTTAGAAAAAGATATAAGAAAAAAAATAAAATTTAAAATCAATAAAAGTTTTTTAAAAGCTAATAAAAATAAGAATAATTACTAATGACCTTATAAATCAGTTTGGAGTTAATAGAATAAGACGGATACTTTATAATGCTAGAACAATTTTTTTAATTGATAAAGATGAAATTAAGGGAGGTGAAGTTTTAGTAAGACAAGTAAAATATAGTTATTTTTCTGAGGAATAAACATTTATTTCTTAAAGTCAAGGATTATACTTCTAAAACCGTTTTTAAAAGCTATGAACAATTAGTATCATGAAAAAAATATATTTACTATTCATTATTTTATCTTTTTTTAGTTGCTCGTCTTTACCAAAACTAAAAGAGTTGAAAAACAAAGAAATATTATTTGTACTTTATAAAAATTCTCAAGTTTCGACTAAAAGTTTTTCAATGAATAAATCATTTAAAGCAATCACTTATAGTTATCATTTTAAAGACGAAAAAAAACATGCATCCTTTCTTTTAACATATTCAGATTATGATGATTATGACGATTATGACAAAAATATTAATAAGAGAATAAAATTTAAAATAAATCAAAGTTTTATAAATAGAAATAAAGACATTATAGTTACACCAAGTTTTATAAAAAAAATAGGGTATTATGAATTTAGTAAACTAATAGGTAATTCGAAAACTATTTTTTTAATAGATAAAGATGAAATTAAAGAAGGTAAAGTTTTAATAAGACACGTTAAACCTTACTTTTTTTCTGAAGAATAAATGTATTCCTTAAAATAAACTTACTGCTACAAGTATGCAACTCTCTAATGTTTTAATGGCTAAAACCATTGTACATGAAAGTATCCATGCTTTTTTAAGTGTTAAAAGAAAAGATTATAATGCTGGCATAACAATTGATTATTTAAATAATTTAGAGTTCAAAGAACTTATAGAAGAATATTATGACGGTACTTGCGCTACCAAACAAGAACAACATGAATTTATGTTTGATTATATGGTACCAACATTATCAAAAATTTTTACTGAAGTTAGAGATGATTTAATACCACAAAGTAATATTGATTATATAGAAAGTACTCCATATGACGTACAGGGTATTATGACTGATTGGAATTGGCAAGATTTTTATTATTATAGTGTATTAGAAGGTTTACACGAAACAGAATCTTTTGAAACAGAAATTAAAAGTCATACTAAAAAATATGCTCTGTATAATCATTACAGGGCTAAAGGAAGAAATTTCAGTAAAAATTGTAATTAATAAATTATGAAAACACAGAGTTATATATTTCTAGCTTTTTGTAGTCTTATAACCTTGAGTTGTACGGTTACAAATAGATATACTAAAGATTTAAAAGGTGAAACATTATTCATACTTTTTGAAAAATCCGAATCGACTAGAAAATTTCCAGTGGGTAGAATACAAAAAGATACCACAATTTATAATTACTCTTATTTTTATAGTTTTAAAGAGAATAATTTTAAGAGGGCTTTATTCAATTTAAACTATTCCGATTACCACGATTTTGATGATGCTATTTCACAAATCAATAAAAGTATCATTTTTGAAGTAGATAAAAGTTTTCTTAAAAAGAATAAGGAAATTATACTTACCAAAGAAATTTTAGACAAAATAGGTGGGCAAGAATCTTTTAAACTATTATTAGGTGCAAAAATAATTTTTTTAATTGATAAAGCTGAAGTTAAAAACAATAAAATTCTGATAAGAGAAGTAAAATTAGATTGGGAAAATATCGAATAAAATACAAATTATAACACGGTATATAAAAATAATAGTTAAGGGCTAAACCCTGTTTTAGTTCTTAACTTTTATCTTTTAAGAAAAATTGGTATAAATCTTCTTGTTTTTATATATCAATAACATTAAAGAGATTGTAATACTAGTAGCATAACTATTGAGCATTTTTATTAAGAGTTTAAAGAACTTATAGAAGAATATTATGACGGTACTTGCGCTACCCAACTTTCTATAGCCAAAACTTTAATACATGAAAGTTTACATGTATATATTAATTATATTATGAAAACTAATAGAAGATCAGACCTTTATACATCCATAGCTAATTATTACAAAGAGTTTAGAGAAAATTACCCACATGATATTGCTAATAATCTAACACAACACAAATTTATAAGTCAGTATATAGAAGCAATGGCATACTCTCTATCCGCTTACGACAATCACCAGCAAAGCATGGACTATTATATAGCCATGAGCTGGGGAGGATTAGAATCGTCGGATGCTTATAAAAAGCTACCAAATAAAACAGCAATTCAAAAAATAATTAACAATGAACGATATGCAAAAAGTGATGCGAAAAGTACTAAATGTCCGTAATTTCATCTGTTCTATAAAACTTATCGTTAGCTTCTTTAATAACATATTTTCTACTAGGATATACTCTTTCTACATTTACCAAAGTAGGTTGAGTTAAGATTTTAAAAGGTTGGTGGTGTTTACTCATTTTTTACAACTATTTACCATCCTGCAATGCGTCTGCGCTCCGCTTGTTGCTCTTTCGTAAATTCAGGTGTTGGTATAGTACTTTTATACAATGGTTTTGGAAAGCCTAATGCTTTTCTGCGCTCAAAGTCTTGTTGTCTGTATGGGTCAAAAGCAGTACCCGGTGGCAAGGGGCGGTTTTTATCCATATACCAGACATACAAGCTCCATTCTTGGTAAGGGTCATCGTAACTAATAGTACGTAAAATATCTATTTTTCGAGGTTTAAAGGTATTTACAAACTTTAGTTTTTCATCACCTGGTGCACCATCAATATCACCACTAACAGAAATTACCGCTTTTAGTTCTGAAAACTTACCTTGTAAAGGTTTGCTATAAAAAAAATCAGGATAACTAACCGTACCATTTAACCTGTCTAATACCAGTTCTTTATGTTTGCTTTTAACTGTAAGACGATAAATAAATAAAAAGAAACCTATTAAAATTAAGGAATATGTTTGAAAATATTCCCAAAATCCAATATGTTCATATCTTAAAAGAACTAACCCAAAACCTAGCATAAGCAATCCAAAAAAACCATATACTTTTGGTAACGCCATTTCATCTATTCTATAAAACTTATCGTTTGCTTCTTTAACTAACACTCCTTTGTTTGGGAAAACATCTTCTTTATTAACCAAAGTAGGTGAGGTTAAAATTTTAAAAGGTTGGTGGTGTTTACTCATTTTTTACAACTATTTACCATCCTGCAATGCGCCTACGCTCTGCTTGTTGTTCTTTCGTAAATTCGGGTGTTGGTATGGTACTTTTATATAATGGTTTTGGGAAACCTAATGCTTTTCTGCGCTCAAAATCTTGCTGTCTGTATGGGTCAAAAGCAGTACCCGGTGGCAAGGGGCGGTTTTTATCCATATACCAGACAAATAAACTCCATTCTTGGTAAGGGTCATCGTAACTAATAGTACGTAAAATATCTATTTTTCGAGGTCTAAAGGTATTTACAAACTTTAGTTTTTCATCACCTGGTGCACCATCAATATCTCCACTAATAGAGATTACAGCTTTTAGTTCTGAAAACTTACCTTGTAAAGGTTTGCTATAAAAAAAATCAGGATAACTAACCGTACCATTTAACCTGTCTAATACCAGTTATTTATGTTTGCTTTTAACTGTAAGACGATAAATAAATAAAAAGGAACCGACTAATATCATCAAAACAGAGAAAGAACCGTAATAAATATCTATATCATTACTATTCAATAACCAAATCCCACAAAATATACCAAGTAACCCAAAAAAACCATATACTTTTGGTAACGTCATTTCATCTGTTCTATAAAACTTATCGTTAGCTTCTTTAATAACATATTTTCTACTAGGATATACTCTTTCTACATTTACCAAAGTAGGTTGAGTTAAAATTTTAAAAGGTTGGTGGTGTTTACTCATTTTTTACAACTATTTACCATCCCGCCATATGCCTACGCATAGCTTGTTGTTCTGGTGTGTGTTCATCGGTTGGTACAAAGCTTGGATACAAAGGTTTTGGAAAGCCTTCTTTTAATCTACGGTCAAAATCTGCTTGCCTGTATGGATGGAAAACATCGCCAAATGGGAGTGGTCTGTTTTTGTCCATATACCATACCATAAAGCTCCAATAACGTTCTACGTCGCTATTAGCTAGTGTCCAAGCAAAGTC
Encoded proteins:
- a CDS encoding alkaline phosphatase D family protein; protein product: MKTNIKRRSFLRNSLLATGGLLLVPNFISCKDDDIDELPIPDNLAEKNFEQGVASFDPTNSQVIIWTRYTTQNASVALVWQLAKDKNFKNIVRQAEVTTDASRDFTVAVEIKDLDAGQKLYYRFVSVDDKATSPIGETLTFSESISEVKLAVASCANFAYGYFNVYEEIKKSDADVVIHLGDYIYEYGENTYGSFRTPEPKGEIISLDDYRIRYRQYRSDEQLKELHRTKPFICVWDDHEVTNDAYKDGAENHQENEGSFSSRKQSALKAYSEYLPNMTNLVDNSIIYRNLKIGSLIDLIMLDTRIVGRDKQLEYSAYYDEKGAFDAAAFQQAWLNPQRTLLGTTQLGWLESELAASNSTWQLIGQQVLMGKMLVPAELLTLLATVVAEASATGGASEATFNQFKKTITELVTIKTRVLQNDPTLTAEEKARVQTVLPYNLDAWDGYFMERERILASFKSKNVVVLAGDTHNAWYSDLKDNSGEKVAVEVATSSVSSPGLETYLGASATELEGALGLLIDDLQYSNFSQRGYMKLTVTAAGIQTDWNYVDTVTNKTYSNSIGKTVTL
- a CDS encoding DUF6261 family protein, with product MNSPYLNRYRNGEYLQYMKDILQLVNLQDVDALALTNPTNELTTIVNRIDSLYQQVQGSTLTQEIITLDTRRDKAISGIKMILNGYENHFNEAIVSAAKALLATINAHGTNIIRKSYQEQTAILDSICKDFETEPELIQAISLLDIATWVAELKNANTEFSTKYIERVGETAASPENNIEELRTEATLAYRKLVLHIEAHTTLSDNEAYPTLLNEIDVLAKQYNLVVDNRSKSSTPTTEEV